A region from the Corylus avellana chromosome ca7, CavTom2PMs-1.0 genome encodes:
- the LOC132186475 gene encoding GBF-interacting protein 1-like has translation MVSGGSLVEGGETQILSARVRRTIQSIKEIVGNHSESDIYAALKETDMDPNETAQKLLNQDPFLEVKRKRDKKKENTGHMGSAVARRHSENVGQGIKFHTFSDRNVRRGGYTRNASHGEFRVVRDNRVNRNTDNKVKPASPQCTVSTNEKVISNVPEKGLTETSGSQKPSGGRSSSQTLNGPTDSHPRHARDVSSRGTDGKPVLEEKRASIPNTNSRVPVAKSNNSQPNPATLASSSSAVGVYSSSTDPVHVPSPDSRHSGTVGAIKREVGVVGVRRQSSENSVKSTTMPSSSFSNSLLGKDGSSTEESLRPLNTISRTDQLSQTTTTDSVIASMSVSRTFLSNQYNSRPHQQLAGHQKASQHKIEWKPKSSQKSAVSSPGVIGTPGKSVSPPAENSKDLESEAAKLQDKLSRVNVNDHQNVIIAQHIRVPETDRCHLTFGSIGTEFDSSRNLVSGLQPVGTTEESNGEPAASLSVSAPESSGDDACSSKPAELRDAQVRNSGSDSPASVVASEHQLPDKKESSSPRNLDNYADIGLVRENSPSYAPSESQQHQDPPELPGFSAYDPQTGYDIPYFRPTMDESVRGQGLPSPQEALSSHTANSIPASTIAMVQQQQQPPVAQMYPQVHVSHYANLMPYRQFLPPLYVSPMAMPGYSSNPAYPHPSNGSSYLLMPGGSSHLNASSLKYGIQQFKPVPAGSPTGFGNFTNPTGYAINAPGVVGGATGLEDSSRIKYKDGNLYVSNPQADASEIWIQNSRELPGLQSTPYYNMPGQSPHGAYMPSHTGHASFNAAAAQSSHMQFPGMYHPPQPAAIANPHHLGPAMGGNVGVGVAAAAPGAQVGAYQQPQLGHLNWTTNF, from the exons ATGGTCTCTGGTGGCTCGCTTGTCGAGGGCGGTGAGACTCAGATACTCTCGGCGCGCGTGCGCAGGACCATCCAATCCATCAAGGAAATTGTGGGCAATCACTCTGAATCGGATATCTATGCGGCCCTAAAGGAAACTGACATGGATCCTAACGAAACCGCACAGAAATTGCTCAACCAAG ACCCATTTCTTGaggtgaagagaaaaagagacaaGAAGAAGGAG AATACGGGGCACATGGGCTCTGCAGTTGCACGAAGACATTCCGAGAATGTTGGTCAAGGGATAAAATTTCATACATTTTCTGACCGTAATGTTCGAAGAGGAGGCTATACACGGAATGCTTCACATG GCGAGTTCCGTGTTGTGAGAGATAACAGAGTTAATCGAAATACAGATAACAAAGTGAAGCCTGCTTCGCCGCAATGTACAGTGTCAACCAATGAGAAAGTGATCTCAAATGTTCCTGAAAAGGG CTTAACAGAAACCTCAGGCAGTCAGAAGCCCTCTGGTGGACGAAGTTCATCTCAGACTTTGAATGGGCCAACTGATTCACACCCCAGACATGCTCGAGATGTCAGTTCAAGAGGCACTGATGGGAAACCAGTGCTTGAGGAAAAGCGGGCTTCAATTCCCAACACAAATTCACGGGTGCCAGTGGCAAAGTCGAATAACTCGCAACCAAATCCTGCAACTCTAGCATCAAGCAGTTCTGCTGTTGGGGTGTATTCTTCTTCTACCGATCCGGTTCATGTGCCATCCCCAGATTCCAGACACTCAGGAACTGTTGGAGCTATTAAGCGTGAAGTTGGTGTAGTTGGCGTCCGCCGACAGTCTTCTGAAAACTCTGTCAAATCAACAACCATGCCAAGTAGTTCTTTCTCAAATTCACTTTTGGGAAAGGATGGTTCTTCTACAGAGGAATCACTTCGACCCCTCAACACCATTTCTAGAACCGACCAACTCAGCCAAACTACTACAACTGATTCTGTTATTGCCAGCATGTCAGTCAGCAGAACATTCTTAAGCAACCAGTATAATAGCAGGCCACATCAGCAACTTGCAGGTCATCAAAAAG CTTCCCAGCACAAAATAGAGTGGAAACCTAAATCAAGCCAAAAGTCAGCTGTTAGCAGTCCCGGGGTGATTGGAACACCTGGAAAGTCTGTTTCACCTCCTGCTGAGAATTCAAAGGATTTGGAATCTGAAGCAGCTAAGCTGCAAGATAAGCTTTCACGAGTAAACGTCAATGACCATCAGAATGTGATCATTGCCCAGCATATTCGAGTCCCTGAGACTGATCGCTGTCACCTTACTTTTGGCAGCATAGGGACAGAGTTTGATTCTTCTAGGAATCTTGTTTCTGGACTGCAACCGGTTGGAACTACAGAAGAATCAAATGGGGAACCTGCGGCAAG TTTGTCGGTGTCAGCTCCAGAGTCTTCTGGTGATGATGCTTGCAGCAGCAAGCCAGCTGAGTTACGTGATGCCCAAGTTAGAAATTCTGGATCTGATTCTCCAGCATCTGTAGTGGCGTCTGAGCATCAATTGCCTGATAAAAAAGAGTCCTCAAGCCCTCGGAATTTGGACAATTATGCAGATATTGGGTTGGTTCGGGAGAACAGTCCATCCTATGCCCCTTCAGAGTCACAGCAGCATCAAGATCCTCCTGAACTACCAGGTTTTTCG GCATATGATCCTCAGACTGGTTATGATATACCTTATTTCAGACCCACAATGGATGAATCTGTACGGGGTCAGGGTCTTCCATCTCCTCAGGAG GCTTTAAGTTCGCACACAGCCAACAGCATCCCTGCATCTACAATTGCCATGGTACAACAGCAGCAACAACCACCTGTAGCACAGATGTACCCGCAAGTTCATGTTTCCCATTATGCAAATCTTATGCCATACCGTCAGTTCCTTCCTCCACTTTATGTTTCGCCAATGGCCATGCCTGGCTATTCTAGTAACCCTGCCTATCCTCACCCATCAAATGGTAGCAGTTACTTGCTAATGCCAGGGGGTAGTTCACATCTAAATGCAAGCAGCCTGAAGTATGGAATTCAACAGTTTAAGCCTGTTCCTGCTGGCAGTCCCACAGGGTTTGGGAATTTTACTAATCCAACTGGGTATGCTATCAATGCTCCTGGCGTAGTTGGTGGAGCTACTGGGCTTGAGGATTCATCTCGAATCAAATACAAAGATGGCAATCTTTATGTCTCAAATCCTCAG GCTGACGCATCTGAAATTTGGATTCAGAACTCAAGAGAGCTTCCAGGCTTGCAATCCACTCCATATTACAACATGCCAGGGCAATCGCCACATGGTGCTTATATGCCATCCCACACAGGTCATGCTTCCTTTAATGCAGCTGCTGCACAATCTTCCCACATGCAATTTCCAGGTATGTACCATCCTCCACAGCCTGCTGCAATTGCTAACCCACACCACTTAGGCCCTGCTATGGGTGGTAATGTTGGAGTCGGTGTAGCTGCCGCTGCTCCCGGGGCACAGGTTGGTGCCTATCAGCAGCCCCAACTGGGCCATCTCAATTGGACAACAAATTTCTGA
- the LOC132187028 gene encoding protein BIG GRAIN 1-like A: MDRWDKPAREDRHGRRRENPSFSSTLLDAIYRSIDEGHGEEREEELVLYRESSVRKKQSSGLKEQEEEMASFRRACMIEKWMDKKVNDKVVVRRSSAADFDRKSRNDRGFDHLLQKYSSSSSSESSSGGGFSSSESSESVYTLKSRSSCYGMQRPKPIRTSFSGQNPQPEKPKHENSFVKTKSRALKIYGDLKKVKQPISPGGRLASFLNSLFTAGSPKKAKTTSSSSSSDETGSERKSSKSTATSTCTSASSFSRSCLSNTPSSRGKFSNGGGVKRSVRFCPRVSVIVDEDCRPKDAEIKCYVMGGNYRVDEVTKDLFRNYQKEIIKEDLDMKDVLEDEDDDDDDDAGSCSSSDLFELDNLSAVGIERYRQELPVYETTHFDTNRAIANGLIL, encoded by the coding sequence ATGGATAGGTGGGATAAACCGGCGCGGGAAGATCGGCACGGGCGCCGGAGAGAGAACCCGTCTTTCTCTTCCACTCTTCTCGACGCTATTTACCGGTCCATCGACGAAGGCCACGGCGAGGAAAGAGAAGAGGAGCTTGTGCTCTACAGAGAAAGTAGCGTGAGGAAGAAACAGAGCAGCGGCCTAAAGGAGCAAGAGGAGGAAATGGCGAGCTTCCGGCGAGCGTGCATGATCGAGAAGTGGATGGACAAGAAAGTGAACGACAAGGTCGTAGTCCGGCGGAGCTCCGCGGCTGATTTCGATAGAAAATCGCGAAACGACCGCGGTTTTGATCATCTGTTGCAGAAAtattcgagctcgagctcgtcgGAGTCGAGTTCCGGAGGTGGGTTCTCGTCGTCCGAGTCGTCTGAATCTGTTTACACGTTGAAATCAAGGTCTTCGTGTTACGGTATGCAGCGGCCGAAGCCTATTCGGACCAGCTTTTCTGGCCAGAATCCTCAACCGGAGAAGCCAAAGCACGAGAACAGTTTCGTGAAGACCAAATCCAGGGCCTTGAAAATCTACGGCGATCTGAAGAAGGTGAAGCAGCCGATATCGCCGGGCGGACGCCTCGCAAGCTTTCTCAACTCCCTTTTCACTGCAGGAAGCCCGAAGAAGGCAAAGACgacgtcgtcgtcgtcgtcgtccgACGAAACCGGCTCGGAGAGAAAATCCTCCAAGTCAACCGCCACGTCTACATGCACTTCCGCTTCCTCGTTTTCACGGTCTTGTCTGAGCAACACCCCTTCTTCGCGAGGGAAATTCAGCAATGGCGGCGGCGTGAAAAGGTCGGTGAGGTTTTGCCCGCGGGTTAGCGTGATTGTGGACGAGGATTGTCGGCCGAAAGACGCGGAGATAAAATGTTATGTAATGGGAGGGAATTATCGGGTCGACGAAGTTACCAAAGATTTGTTCAGAAATTATCAGAAAGAGATCATCAAGGAAGACTTGGACATGAAAGATGTtcttgaagatgaagatgatgacgaTGACGATGACGCAGGCAGTTGTTCAAGCTCCGATCTGTTCGAATTGGATAATCTTTCGGCCGTCGGGATCGAGAGGTACCGCCAAGAATTGCCCGTCTATGAGACCACACACTTCGACACTAATCGAGCCATTGCAAATGGCTTAATTCTGTAA